TGTGCCCCAGTCTGTATGTGGGAAGATGGTATTTAAAACTGTGAAGTGGTTCTGAGCTTAATGAATTACTGGCGTGTTCTCTGTTTGGCTTGAGGGTGTCTGCTTTTGCCGATCAATGGCAGAAATGAACCATGTCTCTGAACCTTGCCTGTCCAGGCTGACAGAGGTGAACAGCAATAATGAGTTGATATGGAGAGCTGTTCATAAAAGCTTGCGTTGGCTCTTTTATATTTTATGATGGATTTCTGATGTTACTAAAAAACCACCACACCTCATTTCAGTTTGATATGAAATGTCACAGGTTTGTCGCTAGTCCGCTACACAGTGGAATTTGAATAATCTTTCATGTAAATATGCTTTTATGTTTTCCAGCTAGAAAGCGTACGTACTGTTTGGGGACAGAAACAGCGACTGTGGCCCAACGCTTCGAGGCCATGAATTGCTTCAAAGGGCGTTTTGGACAGGATGTGGAGAAACAGGACCAAAAGCTGTCAAAACCAAGATGGGATACTACCAAAAACAAGGTGACGGAAGTTTTGATGGAAGTGATCAATTTAGCAATAACTTACTTTGTTAAATCACACAGTCATTAaccctcttctttctttctttctttctttctttctttctttctttctttctttctttctttctttctttctttctttctttctttctttctttctttctttctctcacacgAACAACACACAGGTGCCCACAGACCGGACCATGGTGGTGGGCGGCAGGCAAGGTGGGGGCGGTAAAGGTTCCAACCATTCAGGAGGTACCCTGAGAAAACGGCGCCAGCGCTACGTGGAGAAGGACGGCAAGTGCAACGTGCATCACGGCAACGTGCGCGAGAAATACCGCTACATGACAGACATCTTCACTACCCTGGTGGACCTGAAGTGGCGCTTTAACCTGCTGGTGTTCACCCTGGTCTACACAACCACCTGGGTGTTCTTCGGTCTCATCTGGTGGCTCATCGCCTACATCCGCGGAGACCTGGACCACACCGACGATGGAGACTGGATCCCCTGCGTCAACAACCTCAACGGCTTCGTCTCCGCCTTTCTCTTCTCCATCGAGACGGAGACCACCATCGGCTACGGCTACCGGGTCATCACTGATAAATGCCCAGAGGGGATTCTCCTGCTTTTAGTCCAGGCCATCCTGGGCTCCATCGTCAATGCCTTCATGGTGGGATGCATGTTCGTCAAGATCTCCCAGCCCAAGCAGCGAGCCGAGACTCTCATGTTCTCCCACAAGGCGGTGATCTCTGTGAGGGACAGCAAGCTGTGTTTGATGTTCAGGGTAGGAGACCTGAGGAACTCACACATTGTGGAGGCCTCCATCCGGGCCAAGCTGATCCACTCCAAGCAGACCAAGGAAGGGGAGTTTATCCCTCTCAATCAGACGGATATCAATGTGGGCTTCGATACGGGGGACGACAGGCTCTTCCTGGTGTCTCCACTCATCATCTGTCACGAGTTCAACGAGGGCAGTCCCTTCTGGGAAATCTCACAGGaacagctggagagagaggagtttgAGGTAGTGGTCATCCTGGAGGGCATGGTGGAAGCCACAGGTGGGTTCTTCTAATTTAAGGTCAGATTTGCATTTCCTGCCTAATGATGAAGATTCATTCTGGtggagggtaagctgatcctagatctgtgccgaCAAACTTCTACCTGGAGAGATTTTTATTGTAATCATAATGATGTAGAAAATGattattaaaataacattaataaCACTATAATTACAGGTACTTTAACATATAATATGAGAATCTAATGCAGGTTTGTGTGACCCTGTTTATAAGCATTCATTCACTTGGTTGGATAAAGAGGATGCAGTCGACAGGAATCACTTGAGACTTGCAGGGTATCACCAATTAATGTTGGCTGTGAATGCACTTGACAAGGACTGCAATTACACTGTCCTAAATGGCCACAGCATTGTCCTGTATGCTAATATCCTCTATTAGGGTCTTCTGGCTGCTGTGAGAAGCAGGAGGGACTCAAGGAAAGCccgtctgtgtgtttgtgagagaatcCCAGACCTGTCAATAGTACAGCCTCTGGGAAATTAAACGAGTAGAAGACGTTGAGGGAATTCAGGTTGGAATGGGGATTGAATTGGGTCGTTCTACCAATTTGGTGCCCTTTGTGAAGTGTAACTTGGtgaaaataaatgtttgatttaacctaattctgtcataaagagcacattttcaattgaataaaaacttgttttcccatctcaagagga
The genomic region above belongs to Oncorhynchus mykiss isolate Arlee chromosome 3, USDA_OmykA_1.1, whole genome shotgun sequence and contains:
- the zgc:162160 gene encoding G protein-activated inward rectifier potassium channel 4; translated protein: MNCFKGRFGQDVEKQDQKLSKPRWDTTKNKVPTDRTMVVGGRQGGGGKGSNHSGGTLRKRRQRYVEKDGKCNVHHGNVREKYRYMTDIFTTLVDLKWRFNLLVFTLVYTTTWVFFGLIWWLIAYIRGDLDHTDDGDWIPCVNNLNGFVSAFLFSIETETTIGYGYRVITDKCPEGILLLLVQAILGSIVNAFMVGCMFVKISQPKQRAETLMFSHKAVISVRDSKLCLMFRVGDLRNSHIVEASIRAKLIHSKQTKEGEFIPLNQTDINVGFDTGDDRLFLVSPLIICHEFNEGSPFWEISQEQLEREEFEVVVILEGMVEATGMTCQARSSYLDSEVMWGERFTPVLSLEEGFYEVDYESFHHTYPTPTPTSSARELVELAKKGEAIPLPPQSPPPVPEPPPPHPEKEEDSGEEEVEAIGHGEGDNVSNGDANRMDDGHE